The Lycium ferocissimum isolate CSIRO_LF1 chromosome 10, AGI_CSIRO_Lferr_CH_V1, whole genome shotgun sequence genome window below encodes:
- the LOC132033492 gene encoding uncharacterized protein LOC132033492, with amino-acid sequence MSWLARSISNTLRLDEEEEEEFKHNSPNDVVARVDEDTSIYEEIDLDERSNNNDIDNDNRGVKEDLSELKETLTRQIWGVASFLAPPPPPPPPLPPRKSDLFGSDGDRIDQPELIDGSDGGDYYQDMEGDDAIAGLEEEYQGDAVGVTEEVLAFATNIGHHPETWLDFPFADEDEFDDFELSDAQQRHAYAVERLTPRLAALRFELCPAHLSEGFFWMVYFVLLYSRLNKHDAELLSTPQLVEARAMWMQELQKKTKPESDWFGIGTFQAKESTYSPRGDFESNSSEDAHSRYAVLPRAFSFEPPTCHTASDAETEKHSIENTEIQFIDKAVIEEDPPSKIIEKEVVAGPSFIPPMFDYDEHEDDWLKDNSELEGYTISAIVNEEDVSFSDLEDDTDYPMPIKPKSVSIDYSTKLNVS; translated from the exons ATGTCATGGCTTGCTCGTTCCATTTCCAACACTCTCCGTCtcgacgaagaagaagaagaagaattcaaACACAATTCCCCAAACGACGTCGTAGCGCGTGTTGACGAAGATACATCCATCTACGAGGAAATCGATTTAGACGAACGATCCAATAATAACGATATTGACAATGATAATCGCGGTGTGAAGGAGGATTTATCTGAATTGAAGGAAACCCTAACGCGCCAAATATGGGGCGTGGCTTCATTTCTCGCTCCTCCACCACCTCCTCCGCCGCCATTACCGCCGAGAAAGTCGGATCTGTTCGGGTCGGATGGGGACCGGATTGATCAACCCGAATTGATTGATGGATCCGATGGAGGTGATTATTATCAGGATATGGAAGGTGATGATGCTATTGCTGGATTGGAGGAGGAATATCAAGGTGATGCTGTTGGAGTTACAGAGGAAGTGTTAGCTTTCGCTACGAATATAGGTCATCATCCAGAGACTTGGTTGGATTTTCCCTTTGCTGATGAAGACGAATTTGATG attttgaGCTGTCTGATGCCCAACAGAGGCATGCATATGCTGTTGAACGTCTAACGCCGAGACTAGCTGCTCTCAGATTTGAACTTTGCCCTGCACATTTGAGTGAAGGTTTCTTTTGGATGGTCTATTTTGTTCTGCTTTACTCAAGACTGAACAAGCACGATGCTGAGCTTTTGTCTACACCTCAG CTTGTGGAGGCAAGGGCTATGTGGATGCAAGAGTtgcaaaagaaaacaaaacccGAGTCAGATTGGTTTGGCATAGGCACATTTCAAGCAAAGGAGAGCACGTATTCACCGCGTGGAGACTTTGAATCCAACTCATCTGAAGATGCTCACTCTAGATATGCTGTGCTCCCAAGAGCATTTTCTTTTGAACCTCCAACTTGCCACACCGCTTCTGACGCTGAAACTGAGAAACACTCAATTGAAAATACGGAGATCCAATTTATTGACAAGGCAGTTATTGAAGAAGATCCTCCAAGCAAAATCATTGAAAAGGAGGTGGTAGCTGGCCCATCTTTTATACCACCAATGTTTGATTATGATGAGCATGAGGATGACTGGCTGAAAGACAATTCAGAGTTAGAGGGTTACACAATTTCTGCTATTGTGAATGAGGAGGATGTTTCGTTTAGTGATCTTGAAGATGATACTGATTATCCAATGCCTATAAAACCCAAATCAGTGTCAATAGATTATAGCACAAAACTCAATGTCTCGTGA
- the LOC132033493 gene encoding protein PHLOEM PROTEIN 2-LIKE A10 — translation MDLELVKKSLNYAQKKRKWIILFGLVGLSSYGAYRVYHMPSVVKKRKRVMRLLGAFISMAEMVSDSSEAVSVVSKDLKEFLQSDSNEIPRSLRQLSKIARSEEFTNSMIRLSQALTVGILRGYGSENKGEIEEVGRPNLADKVMDKMMSTVGTGFVSVVVGSFARNLVLGFYSNSGSDEGLNGNYQSSSSAVPRWVDIVCNDRCKLVIADCIQTFVSTAVAVYLDKTMHINVYDEMFSGLTNPKHQANVKDFLVSVCNGAVETLVKTSHQVMNSNSACSIADQSEYLTQESEKAFEKVPDSSQPIDQQSNGWLTSVSTTLAVPSNRRFVLDVTGRVTFETVRSIAEFFTWKLSESMKRSVNVVHEEVVERGLDVITYVNTKSYVILTVCLALFLHILGSTHALLPA, via the coding sequence ATGGATCTTGAATTGGTGAAGAAAAGTTTGAACTATGCacaaaagaagaggaaatggatAATTCTTTTTGGATTAGTTGGTTTATCTAGTTATGGTGCATATAGAGTATATCACATGCCATCTGtagtgaagaaaagaaagagggtTATGAGGTTATTGGGAGCTTTTATTTCAATGGCTGAAATGGTCTCTGATTCTTCTGAAGCTGTTAGTGTTGTGTCAAAAGATTTAAAGGAGTTTTTGCAGTCTGATTCTAATGAAATTCCTAGAAGTTTGAGACAGTTATCTAAAATTGCAAGATCTGAGGAATTTACCAATTCTATGATTAGACTTTCCCAGGCTTTAACAGTTGGGATTTTAAGGGGATATGGGAGTGAAAATAAGGGCGAAATCGAGGAGGTTGGTAGGCCGAATCTTGCTGATAAGGTCATGGATAAAATGATGAGTACTGTTGGGACTGGATTTGTTTCTGTTGTTGTTGGTAGCTTTGCTAGGAACTTGGTGTTGGGTTTTTATTCGAATAGTGGATCAGATGAGGGGTTGAATGGGAATTACCAGTCAAGTTCATCAGCAGTGCCGAGATGGGTGGATATTGTTTGTAATGATAGATGTAAACTAGTGATAGCTGATTGTATCCAGACATTTGTGAGCACTGCTGTTGCTGTTTACCTTGATAAAACAATGCATATAAATGTTTATGATGAGATGTTTTCTGGGTTAACCAATCCGAAGCATCAAGCTAATGTGAAGGACTTTCTAGTTTCTGTATGTAATGGGGCTGTTGAAACACTGGTGAAGACATCTCACCAAGTCATGAATTCTAACTCTGCTTGTTCGATTGCTGATCAAAGTGAATATTTAActcaagaaagtgaaaaggCTTTTGAGAAAGTGCCAGATTCGAGTCAACCGATAGATCAACAAAGTAATGGATGGCTGACTAGTGTGTCAACAACATTAGCGGTTCCAAGCAATAGGAGGTTTGTGCTTGACGTGACTGGCAGGGTGACATTTGAAACCGTTAGATCCATCGCGGAGTTTTTCACTTGGAAGCTATCAGAGAGCATGAAAAGAAGTGTTAATGTTGTTCACGAAGAAGTTGTGGAGAGAGGGCTGGATGTCATCACTTACGTCAACACTAAATCTTATGTAATTCTTACAGTATGCCTTGcattatttttacatattcttGGCAGTACTCATGCTTTATTGCCTGCCTAA
- the LOC132035350 gene encoding phytosulfokines 3-like, translated as MAKLCTIFIVAFLLCFTLTFAVRPDSSVLKPQFHVASEEKIENNEAKCEGVEEAQCLKRRTMEAHLDYIYTQSNNNNNHP; from the exons atGGCAAAATTGTGCACTATTTTCATTGTGGCATTTCTTCTTTGCTTCACTCTCACATTTGCTGTTCGTCCTGATTCTTCTGTGCTGAAACCCCAATTTCAT GTTGCAAGTGAGGAGAAAATTGAGAATAATGAAGCAAAATGTGAAGGAGTGGAGGAAGCTCAGTGTTTGAAGAGGAGGACAATGGAAGCTCATCTTGATTACATTTATACTCAgagtaacaacaacaataatcatcCATGA